The window gggagaaaataaaaagaccaGCATAACTAGaaagggagaaggaaaagagatgaaaCTCCAGATTCCCATCTTCCCTTTGAAAGTTTACCTGGgacttcagagttcagacacTCCACATAGAGTGAGTACACCTTTCACAACATCACAGTCTAATGGATTTCTTCCTCGTCATTTCCCTCCTCTTCGTGCTATTATTGCAACAACAATGTGAAACATAACTTGGAAGGGACTCAACAGCCCACATCGCAGCCTTATGAAGCCCCATTTGGCAGCCAATAAATGGGTATTGGGGATTGCTTCTGTACCACTACAGGCCGATCCtctagaaatggaaaaaaaagacTGTCTTAAAAAAACAGGGCATAGCCTGTTTGTGTCAATGACAGGTCTTAAGGGAGCTGAAATTTTGGTTGGGAGGGAGATCCAATGTTCTCTTCCGTATGGCTATGCAAGTTTGCATTTTCCTTCCTAATCTAGCACtaaaatttcatattcaaaacccatagaggtgtcatttagaaaGTCCTGTGACTTCCTAATCTAGCACTGAAATTTCATATGTAGGTTTGCAAATTCTAGATCACCACTCAGCAAGCATTTTACTATTTAGATCCACAGATTGAAGAGCATCATCGATCCAGAAACTTTTTACCATTCGGAATCATCAATTGAATAAGACACAGAAGGAAATGATTAATTGCCTACTGGCTTGTGCTAGGGGGGCTTTGCAACCACAAAACCCTATTTACACAAGTACCAGAAGCCCTCAAAACTTAAGCAAAATAGTGGGGAGAATGGGAGACATGAACATCCAATGATTACCAAGCTTATAATGTGGACTTGAATCACTTTACtattttgtttaaaaaagaGGAAAGTTCCTATATAATTTTCATGTATATAAATGCGAATccatatttgtttttttctccgTAAACAATCTTTTCATTTAcgaaatcaaatccaaaaaagagagaaacattTTGTCAAGTGTGTAGCAGGCTTGGTGGTACTGTTCAATAGAATGATACTATCCGAGATCAACAAAATATAGAATAAACGAAGACTGATAAGACTTGCTAAAAATTACTGGTTTTACAGGACACTTTCCAAGACATACCAACAAAACTTGCATTTAGTGTGTTTTACAATTTACCCCCAATTTGGAGTGCTAAGAACTTTAGCTTATCTGGTCCATTTGCTGCTGCTTCCCATAGCAGATTTTCACCCGTCCTATTTAGTAGTGTTAGGAGATATTCCTGCAAAATGAATTTCACCCATCCTATTCAGCAGGAAACTGGGATATTCCTGTGAGATGGATATTCCGTATGACTTTTAATTTTTCAACATAGCCAAAACCCAATTGAGTTATCTTTCTCCATTACACATCCACCTACAAAGAATCACAACCCATCTAGGACACAAAACACCTCAAGGGTTTTGTTAAATAGTgaaatagagaaagaaccctAAAAAATTTGAAGCACGGATTACATATGGAGGCACGGATTATCTATTCAACAAAGAACCCTAAAATCTTAAACATGAAGAATTACTAAATCAATACATTACACTGAGAGAATGTTACATTATCCAAAAGCCCTAAAATTGCTCAATTTCTTCTGAAATCCATTCCTTTTGATCCGACTTCTTCGACCTAACACCAGAGGGTCTACAGcagggtagagagagagagagaacgagacagagagagtgagagggagagagagggagagagagcgagagagagatgagatcgtGGTTTGTTGTTCTTACCTTGAAGGCCGGATTGCAGGTAGAGGTCTCCTCCtctgctccttctcttctccttctcttccccttctcttcccaaCATTTGATCGCAAGGTTGTATCTCCAAACCAAGACCTATACGGGTTTTCACGGGTTTTGGTCGATTTTTGCCTTCGGCTAGTCGTTCTCGTTCTTTACAGACCATCTCtgagacggtctgtaaagaacgatCTTTTGGTAAAGATTCCCTcaggttcgttctaaaagaacataaaaacGAACCGGTAACCCAAAcagattttcatgtttttttgtttttaaaaaacgGAAGAACAGCAAAGAACAGTGTTCAGACCGTTGCCAAACGCAGCCTAGAAGTCTGAAATATCGTTTGTCTTTGATATTTCCTTGGGTTTTGTTTACTTGTCGTACTTAAACAGTAGTTAAAACTGTTACTATGAATTGACTGGGTTACCCTTTGCGGCAATTTcccttttttgaatttttttttgtttgaactggGTCTTGTGAGAGCATTGTGCTAAGGCGGGCTTCTACAATAGGGTGAGACTGTTTAGTTCAGTCATGGTGGTATGTATAAAAAGGATAGGTTAGATATCAATATGATGCTGAAATCTCTCTCTTTGGTCTGTATGTATAAAAATTATAGGTTAGATATCAACATTATGCTGaaatctttgttttttaatttaaggGAGAGGGATGAGCATGTAACACATTTATCTTGGCATCTTATATGACTGGGGGAGGAGAGTCTATGTTTGTCGATGATAGTgttgctctccattgtgatcgattggtcacaggttcaagtttGGAAACAACTTCTCTGCGAAAGCATGGGAAAGGCTGCGCATTAATCTAGACAGAGATGTAGACAGATGAAATACAGTATGACACCCAATGAACAAAAGCTGGGGGGCAATGTATCTTAACCGTAGCATCTTTGAGAAAATTCCACTTTAAGAAATCATAGGTTTTGTGGATGTCCACTTTCATCATAACAATTGGAGGGTGGGACTTTCTATCAAAACGGCGCACAATCTCATTGCATAAGAGAATATTAGAATATTTTCATAAGAGCTTCCACCCACAATAAAGGCAGATTGATTTTTACTAATTAGCCCATCCACCACTCTCTTAAATCTTGCTTGCCATAATCTTTGtagaaaatttataaaacagGTTGCATAGGGCAATaggtttgaagtttgaaataGAACCATCCCCTAAAGTTTAGGAATTAAATGGATTCTGATCTTCTACGGTCAAAGACGTAGTAGTCACCCTCTCTTGTGAGAGCGAGGTCGGTGAAGAGAGTCTGTCTGCTTCTTTGATTTGGCCGTGGCCGGTCTACACAAACTTGACTTAGATCATCCTTCATTTGGCCCTGTTTTGACTTTTGATaggtaccaaaaaaaaaaaaaaaaaaaaaaaggagatagtACCAAGCATATTCTACTattcaaaaagaaatttttatatCAACCTGTCTGAAACCTGCTCTCTTGTAGGGAGGTAATGAGATCCACGGCTTCCTTCTTGATCAAGATAACCCCTCCCCTTGCTCTAAATCTTCTGTAACCATAtcaatcaaataacataatCTCTTAATTGGAattttcattcattctccaACGCTTTTATCTTAAGGATTTTTATTCATCTCAactattttattactttttcgTTTGATAGACGCTTCTCAATTTTCTATTGAcattatttatttcttgttattatttttgaagTGTTAATCCATAACAACCTTTTCCATCACcttttacacacacacacaccccacaGTGAAGGCAAAGGAAAGTCTCTGACACAGTTTGAAGAGAATTAGTTATTCAGtacaaataagaaaatagaaggaTTTATGGGAGAGTTATAAGCACACTGCTCCTTTGCGGTAAGTCAATGGACGGCATCAATGGGGCATGGGACAGAGCACATCATACAAGAAGGATAGGGATTATTTCAAAGGGGAAAGAGGAAGGTttattatcctcttcaattcttaaagtgtggcagtgcggcaatgctaggtggagatgtcgatacCTGGCAGTTGCTGCATCTAACGTCCATATCAATGAGATCAGATCGTTGGATGCAGCAactgccaggtgtcgacatctccacctagcactgtcgcactgccacactttTAAGGAATTGGGGAGAATAATTTTCTGAAGAGAAATAGATATTGTGGATAGTGGACATTAGTTTACGATACACTAATGATGCGTCCAACCTTTTCCCAAGATTTAAAAGCGAATACCATGTAACATGTCAACACCCCCATCATCCATTTTAATAATGGAATTGTTTTTGTACGTCTATAactattgtatttttttttggtaagatatcTATTGTGTTGAGAATTATTAAAATTACTCGTAATagtaataccaaaaaaaaaagagagttatatattatgttttttctttggtttaatATTTATACAATATGCATATCTTCaacatttttcttcttaaataattttatatattgATGGAAAAAGGTTCTCTAAGTCCTGACTGTAGAGGCTACTCTAGcacctcccttctctttttacatgaaatgacctctttgCCCGTGGATACGAAATCATTTCATTATGTTCCCTCTCATTGGTATGTTCCCCTATGTCGTTTGAGTCCTGTACTTAAGGGCTTCGTTTGGGCAGTAAGCTTGCAAAGACTACAGTTCATTCTACATTACCCCTTACACTTCCGAAAAGATTTAACTGGAAGCTGTTTTGGTGGTTCATATGTAGTCAACTAATAAGCAATTGGTTGGTTTATATGAAACCAGGAACACATTACTGAAACTGATCACTGTTTCATAACTTTTGGACTCCAATTATGTCAAATTGTGAAGCAATTATAGAACTTAGGAACgttgttttgtttctgttttcaaaATTCAATGAATGAAATTCAAGGTATGTCCTAGATGTTGTGGAATAAGGGTCTTTTTATATGACTATACCTGGTAGACCAACCATTTTCGTAAAcaatctaaaaattaaaaaaaataaaataaaaatttaatgagTCCTGCCTGTTCCCGTTAACCAGTTTTTATTCTCTCTAAAGGTTTGAGAACCCAGAGGTATTTTTTTTGACTATTTGAAACAAGCCTGATGCTCCAGAAAAGTGGACAGATTGGATGGATATATATGGGGAAGAGATACTTTGGTCGGCAGGTTAAAAAAGTTGGGTCATAATGACTCTTGGATGGGAGTAGGGGGCAATTCAGTAACTTCATTCAATAGGGGGAAGTATTAATGCCCTCTCTACGGCAGATGACTCCAGacctatatatatgtatgtatatgttTTTTCCTCCTCTTTGATGGTATATCGTGCATGTTAATCATATTTTAAATAAGGCCATTGGTAAGTTTCCTTACTTTCTATTTAATAGTTATCTTGATTTCCtccttttagttttcttttgtgAACTATAGCGCATCTTGTACTCCACAAGTTATTGAGGTTTTCTTATTAAAACCTGGGGATTTACTTATGAAATTTAGGACGGCGAAATGATTATAGAAATTATGAAGTTGTTATTAATGCTATGAAACTAGTAAAACTGTATCATCACAACTAATTGTGTGCTTGCTTGACTTAAGGAATTTACTTATTTGTTGTTAGATACCTTATTATTAAGTAAGAAGTTAGCTTATTATCATGTCAATTGccattaatatttttttcaaacaaataGCAACCTCAAAACAAATATCAACTGAATCATTTTTCTGGGACCATGAACTTATACCTAAGCACCTATCTTAATTTTGCTGACTGAACCATTGCATGAGGAATAATGTCATGCAAGTTTCCTCTACTTTTCTTTcctgtttaaatttttttcttttctttatttctcccCAGGAAGCTTCTCCTTCCCAAGTTGCTTCAGCAGCTACCCTTTCTGTTGCATTTATGGAAACTCTTAGCACTGTACTCGAGAATTTTAGCCATGGCTACAGGttggttttctttcttaattcCTGTTCATTTTTGTATTATAAATGTCCACAAGGAACAGGGGGAGTCATATGTTCAAATTAGGTTTGTGACACAAGAAGATCTAGTTGCTTATATGGTAACCTTACAAGCGACACCATAATGAACGGATATATAGTGGTGTCGCAGGTTCTTACGTGACCTATATTGGGTTTATCTGCATCTTTAATAACTTGGAACTTTTGATTTGGTCTGCGCTGCAGCTCGGAGGATGCTTCTGGCTTCATTGTTTCACTACTTTTTGGTCTTGGGCCGTTGCTTGGTGGTGTCATTCTTGTTACTTTTGCTCTTGCCTTTAGTCTACAACATGCTCTCCTCATGGGTGTGGCTTCTGGAATTGCCTTTGTGCTTGCTGCATGGAGACCACTACAGCTACTTGTCTCCTTGAAAATGGGTTTCCTTCCCTTACTATCGCTGCTTGTGATGGGTTCTTCACTTTTCCACATATCAACTTCCGGCATCTTGAAGCTTGCAAGCCGCAAAAGAACTTCAGTGGACAACTTGTCAACTGCATCAGGGTTCTCTATAAGTGCCCTGACCCTACAGTCATTCTTGGCATGTGGGGCTGTTGCCTTGCATGCTTTGACAGAGGGGCTTGCACTTGGAGTGGCTGCACCGAAAGCTTATGGGCTTGGCCGGCACATGGTCCTTCCGGTCTCTTTGCATGGGCTACCTCGGGGTGCTGCTGTTGCTAGCTGCATCTTTGGGGCTACTGATAGCTGGCGAGCCGCTCTAGCAGCTGCTGCCCTGACTGGCTTTGCAGGGCCAGTGTCTGCAATCGGAGCTATACTTGCGGGTATTGACTACAGCGGGCTTGATTATTGGATGGTCTTTGCATGTGGAGTATTAATCCcaagttttggaagcatttTGCGGCGCACAGTCAGGTTGAATCGTCGAAAGAGCAGTTTTGGGCTAATAATAGGCTTGGTTCTTGCTAGTTTGTGTCTAATGTTCACTCGATTGGTTTGCATACATACCCCTTACTGTAACTCTGCCCCGGAGGCTGTCAAATAGAAATAAGGATTCCCAGGAAACAAAGCAAAATGAAGTTGTGAAGTTCAAAAAAGAATAGTACATGAGAGATAGGTTTTACAATTGTAGTAGctctcttttatttgttttcttctgcCCTGTCGATGTGTAGATCCAATTGAATTGACATATTGTTACAGGAGGAAAAACAAATATCAGCGCCGATACAATTAATTGGGGTGTATATTTGCTAAGCTCACATTGCCTAATGCGAATATGTGAGTTCACCTTTACCCCTCCATTAAGCAGGGGGAGGCTAAGGATAATAATTATTATTGAGGGGGGGCAAAAGGgttaaggggaaagttttctttcactcaTGGTAATCCATCAACGATTAATTATCTGTCCATTTACGCTGGGTGTCCCCGAAATGTCATTCAATGTTCTCAGACACTCATCTAGAAGGTAAGTGTGTCAATTTGGGTCCGTAACTGAAACAATcctatctaccaaaaaaaaaattaaaaaaaaattgaaacaatacTGGAAtctacctataaaaaaaaataaataaataaaatctagAATCGATTTGCGAAAACCTAGAACCAGCCTGTACAGTTACTAAAAGGGATGGTTATGGGACGGGTTTCGCCACGGATCCAGGACTGAAAGCTAGACTAGATTCGAAATTGTTTGAACCTGTTTAACATGCTTAAATTATTTATGGGAAAACCTAGCAACACCCCATGCCTAGACATAGGGTGctgtaaaatgaccaccctTCCCCTGGTTGGATGCCCATGCCTACGATTTATTGGTCCTAGTGCTGATGCAGTGACCACGTAGCTTGACAACAATCTCCCTCCCACTACTTATTTGAGTTCAGatttgctacccacatggagatgggtggggacagatctgaaccatCCATGGGggtatgggacccacctctagggtgtgggacccatgccccattgaggggtcagatctgtccccacccgtccccaagtgggtagctgatccggattctaCTTATTTAGGGTTATagtcaataaaaaataattatgacATAAAAattaggatcgagttttcctccacccacaaGTGAATAGATCCCATTCACTGAGGGGCGGAGAGAGCTGGAATGGGTttgaaagggtattttggaacataccaaaaccctagaaggAGTTTGTGGAACcaaggatggtgggtgaaccatcttctgtgtggaggaaaattttgtcataaaaattattaaaaggaaaaaataaaggtTATCATTTTTGTTGTTAATTGTTATTACTAAATACTAATGAGATAATCACATATTTGAGTGTTTGTATGCTTTAGAATTGATGTTTGAACATATAGTACACCTTATTTATATACTTGGGAAGTTTTTAATAGCAATAGGTGAAGGGATTCCTCCTTTACTGTAGCCTGTGGCTGTGGGTGAAAAACTCGGTCCGGTTAGGTAATGTCACGAATCACGACCCTTGTTCCGCGTGGAGCGCCAGAAACAATGCTCAAATGCAACGAAGCTTGGCTGCTGACGTGACGGTGAGCGTCAGCCCCATCAGTAATACTGATTCCTGCCAACGCGTAAACTCATCCTTACGTGCATCATCACTCGTCACGGCTCTTGCCATCGTCAACTCGACGATTCTAAGTTCTAACCACCTCAGGTCCCCAATTCCCAAATCCAAACTCCAATAGACATAAACATAGCCAACTACTTCTCTGGCCATTTCTCGGTGTCATACTCTCATCTGAAGTGAATCCGCTGACAACtgacgagaagaagaagaagaagaagaagtgagagTCTAGAGGAGAGGCCATGAAAATCCATCACATTCCTTGCCGTGGAGACAAATACGCATACCTGTAACTCTATTATCTCTATAGTTTatcccttcactctactctaaTTATAATCGTCAGCACAATTCGCCAATTTGGATCCATCCCCCTTTATTTTGGGGTTAATTATGTATGTTATGCTATTTCCCTAATTCACAGTTCCGGTTCTTCCACTCGCAGAATTATCGATGAGTCTTCCAAAGAAGCTGCTGCTGTCGATCCTGTCGAGCCAGAGAAGCTTCTTCAAGCAGTCAATGAGAATGGGGTTGATCTGAAGCTTGTTCTCACCACTCACCATCACTGGTGTGCTATTTGCTATAATCTTATTCAAATTTTGCCacatttattgatttttttttctttttcttttcttctctttgttgtcgttgttgttgttttgtGCATGGAGAAAAAAAGAGGATGTCGCAGAAGTGCAGAAGTGCAGAAgtgatggaaaataaaattagaacaAACCTAAAATGGAAACTACAAGCAACAATATCTTTTGTAACCAATTCTAAAGCATTCTAATTCTAATAATTATAATTTGCTTAATATTTCAACCAAATTAATTGGGTTTGAATTGGAGATTGCGATAGCGCTAAAGaatctatttgaaaattttaattgccAAGCAAAGCCAAAGCCCTATGGttttcattttccctttttaagtAAGTGCTTCATCCCTTGATTCCCCTTTACTTATAAGCAGAAGGGGCGTAATTTTTTGGATGACTTGGTCAGGCTGTTTTATCGCTTGCAGGTCAAAAGTCATATGGGACGACTTGATTGGTTGAGCTAAATAATCTCTTGTTTAGGTTTGTTTCCCCGAAATTGCTAACTTCACAAAAATGTGAGTCACACTGCTAATCAGTTGCCGAggggaaattttatttttattttttatttcctatcCCTATATTTTACAAGGTTCCCAATGCCAAAAGGTCTTGTATGACATGTTTGTATTGGAAACATGAGCATTGGCCCTCACAATTTATGTGAGGTAAGCAAAGTCCTTGTTTGCTTTCTCTATATTCGGGTTGGTAGAACACTTTTGgcattttgggttttaatatATTTTGTCGTTTGATTGGTGTTTGGACTTTAGAATGGTGTTGTTTTGATTAGTTTTGGGTTGTCTATTTAATAAGAAACTGTGTAAGTTGTCTTTGGGTTGTCTATTTAATAAGAAACTGTGTAAGTTTTCTTTTAACTTATTGGAAAAGTTTCTACATGTCAACTTGAGTCTAGTGCTATTTGAATCATAACAGCTGCAAGATTTTGATGTTGTTTGAAAGTGTATTTGGTTAAATTTCTAATTAGACCATGATCTTGGAAAAATACTTTATTTGGAAGGTTATTGCCAAATTACTAGCATTTTATCAGTTTGCGATAGGATTTGTCTTAATAGTCATGGTTTAGTTTGGAGTTGAAAAGTCTATCTATTGATCCAGATGATGGAATGTTTTGCTTTTACTTTGGAAAATGTCTCTATTTCAAAGTTTGATTGGTTGTTAACCATGTATAATTGATTTTCTGTGACTCTTTTCGCAAGTCTCTACTGTTTTCACTGAAAAATCTAACCCTAGTTCCATACGTCCATTTAGACCATAATTTTCAATGTTTTACATAAAACCTAATGTATAATTAGTCCCACCCCTCCCCTATATACATGATATCTATGATATAAGATAAGATATATGGATGTAATTCAGTATTATAGACTAAGTGAACAGTGCCTAATGGGTTATTTCATCAGCTATGAGTGTGGAATAAGTGGAATTTGAAGAGGCAGCATGTGGATCAAGGTGTGATGAAGTGGTGGCATAGTGGTTAGGGCCTGGTATGGAATTCGTGAAACCCCGGGTCCCCACTTTGCTACACCTTGATTTGTAGGCGCCTTCCCTAAATTTGGTGCATCCCATGAATGTTAAGCAATATTTTAAGAGGGTGAGGTATGGTATTGATAAAAGCCACCTCGAACTAGCCGTGTTTCCATCCCTGCTGTTAAATTATTGTGTGCTTTTGGCATGTGAGTACATGATTGAGTTTGGTGCAGACTTCAGAAAATGGAGCATTCCTGTTGAGGTCAATGCTAAAATATTGTGCAATTTAGAACCAATGAGTGCACAAGTAACTAAAATAAAGCTGTTAAAGTGAGTCAAGGGAACCTAAGGAGGCCCAATTGATAGGAAGATGATCAAGAGACTGAAGAGAGTTGATTGAGATGTCCCATTCATGGACCAAAAAGTCTCTAAGATGGTAGCATTCAGGATAATATACTGCATGGGTGATGGTCAGCAGCTCTATAATCTGAGTTTGGTTATTAAATGTATGAGATATTATTTAAAAGTATACTTTAATGAAGGTATGACCCAGGAAAGATTGGAATAGCAGAGGAAGTGCAATATGACTTAGATGATTGAAACAATGTAGAAACAAGGAAACCAGTCCCTGGGTGAGCAAGtagaaagaatagaaaagaaaagagagaaggagagaagagaggagcaCGATGTAGAAAAGAGGGGAACCCTAGAGCTCACAGTAGGATTCAGAATAACTTATCATGAGCCTAGGTCCACATACATATATCTTAATAAatgtaaaattacaaataaggACAGTCTAATCTAATTACTACTAAACCCATTCAACAATAAGGACATGACATAAAACCCAATACTACATCCCCCTCAAGTGGGAGCTTATATATCtcccatgcccagcttgaaacaaccattaagaaatgcaTGCCTAAACCATGGCTTAGTAAACATATACTAAGTTGATTGCCAGAGTCAACAACCGGAGTAGAAATCAGTTTCTACATATGACTGTCGACTTCCATGTGTTTGGTCCGCTCATGGAAAACCGGATTACTAGAATATAAATAAcaactttattatcacaatatatcTCCATAGGTTTAGTGACTGAAAAACCCAGCTCCTGAATAAGAGATTTCAGCCACATTTGTTCGGCTGTCATAAGTGCCATAGCCCTATACTCAGCCTTTGCACTCGACTAAACCACTGTATTCTGGTTCTTATTCCTCCAGGTAACATGATTGCCACCAACAAACGTACAATATCCAGTAGTAGATCTGCAATCACCATCAGCACCAACCCAATTAGCATCATTGTAACCCACAATATCAATATGACCATGACACAAATAAA is drawn from Telopea speciosissima isolate NSW1024214 ecotype Mountain lineage chromosome 1, Tspe_v1, whole genome shotgun sequence and contains these coding sequences:
- the LOC122650599 gene encoding putative zinc transporter At3g08650, with protein sequence MRNNVMQVSSTFLSCLNFFLFFISPQEASPSQVASAATLSVAFMETLSTVLENFSHGYSSEDASGFIVSLLFGLGPLLGGVILVTFALAFSLQHALLMGVASGIAFVLAAWRPLQLLVSLKMGFLPLLSLLVMGSSLFHISTSGILKLASRKRTSVDNLSTASGFSISALTLQSFLACGAVALHALTEGLALGVAAPKAYGLGRHMVLPVSLHGLPRGAAVASCIFGATDSWRAALAAAALTGFAGPVSAIGAILAGIDYSGLDYWMVFACGVLIPSFGSILRRTVRLNRRKSSFGLIIGLVLASLCLMFTRLVCIHTPYCNSAPEAVK